From the genome of Deinococcus sp. AJ005, one region includes:
- a CDS encoding NAD(P)/FAD-dependent oxidoreductase → MTLDALIVGAGPNGLSAALTLARAGLRVQVLEAHDTVGGGMRSLPLTLPGFVHDYGSAIHPLAAASPAFRRWPLHAFGLDWVQPGAPVAHPLGVGSVTLERSLEATAEALGADGPTWTRLMQPLLNDWEGLLHDILRPLPRVPSHFFTLAQFGIRGLPPAGALGKLLFRTPEARALWGGLAAHTVLPFSAPGTSAMTLVLALLAHAVGWPFPRGGAQAIPDAMRAYLEFLGGEVFTGVQVNSAADLPPARVTLVDSSPGMLLKLLGDRAPAAYRAALERYRYGPGIQKLDYALSGPVPWTDPRVARAATVHLGGTLDEVARSEAAAPTHVSPRPYVLAAQHTLFDSSRAPAGQHTFWAYSHVPNGSDEDVQDRMEDQIERYAPGFRDLVLARHRTTAPMLQAYSPVFGGGDVNGGKGDLWGLLARPVLTSTPYRTPVKGFYLCSSSTPPGGGIHGMAGYHAALAALKDEFRIQDSED, encoded by the coding sequence ATGACCCTGGACGCCCTGATCGTCGGCGCTGGCCCCAACGGCCTCTCGGCGGCCCTGACGCTGGCCCGCGCCGGACTGCGCGTGCAGGTGCTGGAAGCCCACGACACGGTGGGCGGCGGAATGCGGAGCCTGCCGCTGACTCTGCCCGGCTTTGTGCACGATTACGGCAGCGCCATTCACCCGCTGGCCGCCGCCAGCCCCGCGTTTCGCAGGTGGCCGCTGCACGCTTTTGGCCTGGACTGGGTGCAGCCCGGCGCGCCTGTCGCTCATCCGCTGGGAGTCGGCTCGGTCACGCTGGAGCGCAGTCTGGAGGCCACCGCCGAGGCACTGGGCGCAGACGGCCCCACCTGGACACGCCTGATGCAACCCCTCTTGAACGACTGGGAGGGCCTGCTGCACGACATCCTGCGCCCGCTGCCGCGTGTGCCGTCGCATTTTTTCACGTTGGCGCAGTTTGGCATTCGCGGGCTGCCGCCTGCCGGGGCGCTGGGCAAACTGCTGTTTCGCACCCCGGAGGCCCGCGCGTTGTGGGGCGGGTTGGCCGCGCACACCGTACTGCCGTTCTCGGCCCCCGGCACCTCGGCCATGACGCTGGTGCTGGCGCTGCTGGCCCACGCGGTGGGCTGGCCCTTCCCGCGCGGCGGGGCGCAGGCCATTCCCGACGCCATGCGGGCGTATCTGGAATTCCTGGGTGGAGAAGTCTTCACGGGCGTTCAGGTCAATTCCGCCGCCGATCTGCCCCCCGCCCGCGTGACGCTGGTGGACAGCAGCCCCGGCATGTTGCTGAAGCTGCTGGGTGACCGCGCCCCCGCCGCCTACCGCGCCGCGCTGGAACGCTACCGCTACGGCCCCGGCATCCAGAAGCTGGACTATGCCCTGAGTGGCCCGGTGCCCTGGACAGACCCGCGCGTGGCCCGCGCCGCCACCGTGCATCTGGGCGGCACGCTGGACGAGGTGGCCCGCTCGGAAGCTGCCGCCCCCACCCACGTCTCGCCGCGTCCCTACGTGCTGGCCGCGCAGCACACCCTGTTCGACTCCAGCCGCGCCCCCGCCGGGCAGCACACCTTCTGGGCCTATTCGCACGTCCCCAACGGCAGCGATGAGGACGTTCAGGACCGCATGGAAGACCAGATCGAGCGTTACGCCCCCGGCTTCCGTGACCTCGTGCTGGCCCGCCACCGCACCACCGCGCCCATGCTCCAGGCATACAGCCCGGTTTTTGGTGGCGGCGACGTGAACGGCGGTAAGGGTGATCTGTGGGGGCTGTTGGCCCGCCCGGTGCTGACTTCTACCCCCTACCGCACCCCGGTTAAGGGCTTTTACCTGTGTTCCAGCAGCACACCACCCGGCGGCGGCATTCACGGCATGGCGGGCTACCACGCCGCGCTAGCCGCGTTGAAAGACGAATTCAGGATTCAGGACTCGGAGGATTGA
- a CDS encoding low specificity L-threonine aldolase, with translation MSHPIADLRSDTVTTPTPEMRAAMASAAVGDDVYGEDPTVNELQAEVARLTGHEAGLFMPSGSMTNQVAIALHTRRGEEVVCAEGSHIYEWELGMMAAFSGVVPRFVPAPLGVPDPEQVRLAVRHSIHQSPTGLISLENTHNKAGGTVIPLKVIEQIRAVADAEGLPLHLDGARVFNAAAALDVPVSEITKHFHTVSVCLSKGLGAPVGSVLVGSAAAMQQAHRYRKMLGGGMRQAGVLAAAALVALRDGPALLKEDHRRTRQLADALANAGFDVNLAAVQTNIIYATLPNAAEHVAKWAEQGVLTSALGPDSVRFVLHHQTGDEALAGAIGVLTA, from the coding sequence ATGTCCCACCCAATTGCCGATCTCCGCTCTGATACCGTCACCACGCCCACCCCCGAAATGCGCGCCGCGATGGCGTCGGCGGCGGTGGGCGACGACGTGTACGGCGAGGACCCTACTGTCAACGAGTTACAAGCCGAAGTTGCCCGCTTGACCGGACACGAGGCGGGCCTGTTCATGCCGTCCGGCAGCATGACCAATCAGGTGGCGATTGCCCTGCACACCCGCCGGGGTGAGGAAGTCGTCTGCGCCGAGGGCAGCCACATCTATGAGTGGGAACTGGGCATGATGGCGGCCTTTTCTGGCGTGGTGCCGCGCTTCGTGCCCGCACCGCTGGGCGTACCAGACCCCGAACAGGTGCGGCTGGCGGTGCGTCATAGCATCCACCAGTCGCCCACCGGCCTGATCAGTCTGGAAAACACCCACAACAAGGCGGGCGGAACTGTTATTCCCCTGAAGGTGATTGAACAGATTCGCGCGGTGGCCGATGCCGAGGGTCTTCCCCTGCATCTGGATGGCGCACGGGTCTTCAATGCGGCGGCGGCGCTGGACGTGCCGGTGTCCGAGATCACGAAGCACTTCCACACTGTTAGCGTGTGCCTGAGCAAAGGGCTGGGCGCACCCGTGGGCAGCGTGCTGGTGGGCAGTGCCGCCGCCATGCAACAGGCGCACCGCTACCGCAAGATGCTGGGCGGCGGGATGCGTCAAGCCGGGGTTCTGGCCGCAGCCGCCTTGGTGGCCCTGCGCGACGGCCCCGCACTTCTGAAGGAAGACCACCGCCGGACCCGCCAACTGGCCGATGCCCTGGCAAACGCGGGTTTTGATGTGAACCTCGCCGCCGTGCAGACCAACATCATTTACGCCACGCTGCCCAACGCTGCCGAACACGTGGCTAAATGGGCTGAACAGGGCGTGCTGACCAGTGCGTTGGGGCCGGACTCGGTGCGCTTCGTGTTGCACCACCAGACCGGGGATGAGGCGCTGGCGGGGGCGATTGGGGTTTTGACTGCGTAA
- a CDS encoding CPBP family intramembrane glutamic endopeptidase, whose product MTAPDSPTTPQPWPDETHAPTPPAGIRAVDGNRAALGLLIIQNVVSALLIAQRVPLGTALLGSFAVVVAAAFIFFRPTVRALAADTRWRTPPSWGLALAAFALAFLASRAFALAYLTFFPSAADSVPQFLSSGPDVWALLLAAGLLIPFAEEVAFRGLLMRGHERAAGFTVAALTSTFAFSVAHGVPASIAGILPLAYVLARLVQHSGSLWNSVIVHALNNTLAVGLGAFLAGKNLGDPAQAGELLSNPALKIPLGLGALFFGGVVMVVLHLWLTPRPDVQERSAPGPWLSLAYVVIVLFGIVAVALTFPQVSLWFTDLRGALF is encoded by the coding sequence ATGACCGCGCCGGATTCTCCCACCACGCCCCAGCCCTGGCCCGACGAGACGCACGCACCCACACCTCCTGCGGGGATCCGGGCGGTGGACGGCAACCGCGCCGCACTGGGCCTGCTGATCATCCAGAACGTGGTCTCGGCGTTGCTGATCGCCCAGCGTGTCCCGCTGGGAACGGCGCTGCTCGGCTCGTTCGCGGTGGTGGTGGCGGCGGCGTTCATCTTCTTCCGGCCCACCGTGCGGGCGCTGGCCGCAGACACCCGCTGGCGCACGCCGCCGTCCTGGGGGCTGGCGCTGGCGGCCTTCGCGCTGGCATTTCTGGCCTCCCGCGCCTTTGCTCTGGCGTACCTCACCTTCTTCCCCAGCGCGGCAGATTCAGTGCCGCAGTTTCTGAGCAGCGGGCCGGACGTGTGGGCGCTGCTGCTGGCGGCGGGCCTGCTGATCCCCTTTGCCGAGGAAGTCGCTTTCCGGGGCCTGCTGATGCGCGGCCACGAACGGGCGGCGGGCTTCACGGTGGCGGCGCTGACCTCCACCTTCGCGTTCTCGGTGGCGCACGGCGTTCCGGCCAGTATTGCTGGGATTCTGCCGCTGGCCTACGTGCTGGCGCGGCTGGTGCAGCACAGCGGCAGCCTGTGGAACAGCGTGATCGTCCACGCGCTCAACAACACGCTCGCGGTGGGCCTGGGCGCGTTCCTGGCCGGAAAGAATCTGGGCGATCCCGCGCAGGCTGGCGAACTGCTGAGCAACCCGGCGCTGAAAATCCCACTGGGGCTAGGCGCGCTCTTCTTCGGTGGCGTGGTGATGGTGGTGTTACATCTGTGGCTGACGCCCAGGCCTGACGTGCAGGAGCGTAGCGCCCCCGGCCCGTGGCTCAGCCTTGCTTATGTAGTCATCGTGCTGTTTGGCATAGTGGCAGTGGCCCTGACCTTCCCGCAGGTCAGCCTGTGGTTTACCGATCTGAGGGGCGCGCTGTTCTGA